A genomic window from Armatimonadota bacterium includes:
- a CDS encoding Xaa-Pro peptidase family protein, whose protein sequence is MSKRLERLRNELMAAGVDAFLVSQIENVRYLSGFTGSFAFLVITLQDAYFLTDARYIEQVSQECQRYVIEEFQGGWTKKASELIKTLGVRKVGFESAHLSYDAWNALREQLEKIELVALDDIIGRLRTVKDEAEILAIREAASIADLAFEHIKGLLKPGMSEKEIAIEIDFFIRKNGAEREAFETLVASGPRSALPHGKPTDRLVSEGELLLLDFGARWQGYHSDITRTVVIGQMHPKQIEIHEIVLEAQSRAIKAIRPGLPGGDIDKIARDYITEKGYGEYFGHGLGHGVGLAVHDGVDGGRILGRGSKIILEAGMVVTVEPGIYIPGWGGIRIEDDVLVTKSGAEVLTHSSRDLSIFAK, encoded by the coding sequence ATGTCTAAACGGTTGGAGCGGCTTAGAAATGAGCTGATGGCGGCCGGAGTTGATGCTTTCCTCGTCTCGCAAATTGAAAATGTCCGCTACCTAAGCGGATTCACCGGCTCATTTGCGTTCCTGGTTATTACTCTCCAGGATGCTTATTTTCTAACCGACGCCCGCTATATCGAGCAGGTATCTCAGGAGTGCCAGAGATATGTTATTGAGGAGTTCCAGGGGGGTTGGACCAAGAAAGCTTCCGAATTAATTAAAACTCTAGGGGTTCGCAAGGTTGGCTTTGAGTCGGCGCACCTTAGTTACGATGCATGGAACGCACTTAGGGAACAGCTGGAAAAAATCGAGCTTGTTGCATTAGATGACATTATCGGCAGACTTCGCACCGTAAAAGACGAGGCTGAGATTTTAGCGATTAGGGAGGCCGCGAGTATCGCCGACTTAGCTTTTGAACATATTAAAGGGCTTCTAAAGCCCGGCATGTCGGAGAAGGAAATTGCAATTGAGATAGACTTCTTCATTCGAAAAAATGGCGCCGAAAGGGAGGCATTCGAAACCCTGGTAGCTTCAGGACCTAGGTCCGCCCTCCCTCACGGCAAACCAACAGACAGGCTTGTTTCTGAAGGCGAACTATTGTTGCTCGATTTTGGCGCAAGATGGCAAGGCTATCATTCGGATATAACTCGCACCGTCGTCATTGGGCAAATGCATCCAAAGCAGATAGAGATTCATGAGATCGTTCTCGAAGCCCAGTCTAGGGCTATAAAAGCCATACGTCCAGGATTGCCGGGGGGAGATATTGACAAAATCGCAAGGGACTACATCACTGAAAAAGGATACGGTGAGTATTTCGGCCATGGCTTGGGACACGGAGTTGGGCTTGCTGTGCATGATGGTGTGGATGGAGGTAGAATTCTGGGCAGGGGAAGCAAAATCATACTAGAAGCCGGCATGGTTGTTACGGTTGAGCCTGGGATTTATATCCCCGGCTGGGGGGGAATTAGAATAGAAGATGATGTTTTGGTAACAAAGTCGGGTGCCGAAGTTCTTACCCATTCCTCACGAGACCTTAGTATTTTTGCAAAGTAG
- a CDS encoding sugar ABC transporter substrate-binding protein, protein MEYESKLNRLFSILGIAFGALATIGIGVYLVATINPRIPCKTVIRWVVDPNPIRKEQIKLFESKYRNIHVINDPGAEPQRLLTQLAGGVPPDVMALYNPQTIRLFAKNDVLLDLRPYVKKYKLPIEKLYPGLKPYIYYEDKIVGVPENCGPYVLFYNKKMFREAGIPYPKPGWTWDECLEVAKKLTKYQVVGGRKVPVQKGIYVGTHDWWFFIWMYGGHLYTPDGKRCIMNDEKVKKGIRFWADLRLKHHVTPTPSEAQSMAPTGGWGTDALLFRESKVAMMVSGRWLCIQYREQKDLEWDVTSVPHGPNRVTLLASKCYSIPKTSRHRHEALIFIKHLLSKENQLLVANYGDGIPTLQDPEIEKAFAYNPKYPNERNNLLHIQEMKYARVSESSPYINVLDQDAIMAREFDKMWLGEQSPDKTCDEIAWQINAVIRRNLANPNFLD, encoded by the coding sequence ATGGAGTATGAAAGCAAGCTTAATCGGCTCTTCAGCATTTTGGGTATTGCGTTTGGTGCCTTAGCTACTATAGGTATTGGCGTTTATTTAGTAGCAACAATTAACCCAAGAATACCTTGCAAGACTGTTATTCGTTGGGTAGTAGACCCAAATCCAATCCGCAAGGAACAAATCAAGCTCTTTGAGTCAAAATATAGGAACATTCACGTAATCAACGATCCTGGGGCTGAGCCCCAGCGACTTCTAACCCAGCTTGCTGGTGGCGTCCCGCCCGACGTAATGGCGCTCTACAATCCGCAGACCATTCGGCTTTTTGCAAAAAATGATGTTCTTCTAGACCTGCGGCCTTATGTAAAAAAATACAAGCTTCCGATAGAAAAGCTATATCCAGGTCTTAAGCCTTATATTTATTATGAGGACAAAATCGTTGGCGTGCCTGAGAACTGCGGGCCATATGTGCTTTTCTACAATAAGAAAATGTTTCGGGAGGCTGGGATTCCTTACCCCAAGCCTGGTTGGACTTGGGATGAATGTCTAGAGGTGGCGAAGAAGCTTACAAAATATCAAGTAGTCGGCGGTCGAAAGGTGCCAGTGCAGAAAGGAATTTACGTTGGCACGCATGATTGGTGGTTTTTCATCTGGATGTATGGTGGCCATCTTTACACCCCGGATGGCAAGAGATGCATAATGAACGATGAGAAGGTAAAGAAGGGCATTCGATTCTGGGCTGACTTAAGGCTTAAGCATCATGTAACGCCGACGCCGAGCGAAGCGCAGAGCATGGCGCCTACCGGTGGATGGGGCACCGACGCGCTCTTGTTCCGCGAGTCGAAGGTAGCGATGATGGTATCCGGAAGGTGGTTATGCATACAATACAGGGAGCAAAAGGACCTAGAGTGGGACGTGACGAGCGTGCCGCACGGCCCAAACAGGGTAACGCTTCTGGCTAGCAAGTGTTACTCAATCCCGAAGACCAGCCGCCATAGGCATGAGGCGCTGATATTTATAAAGCATTTGCTCAGCAAGGAAAATCAACTTTTGGTGGCAAACTACGGCGATGGGATACCGACGCTTCAAGACCCAGAGATTGAAAAGGCATTTGCGTATAACCCAAAATATCCGAACGAGAGGAACAATCTGCTTCATATTCAGGAGATGAAATATGCGCGGGTTTCCGAGAGCTCGCCCTATATTAACGTGTTGGACCAGGATGCAATAATGGCGCGGGAGTTTGACAAAATGTGGCTGGGCGAACAAAGTCCCGATAAGACGTGCGACGAAATTGCTTGGCAGATAAACGCAGTCATAAGGCGCAACCTAGCGAACCCAAATTTCCTGGATTAG
- a CDS encoding sugar ABC transporter permease, which translates to MKRLSYKTKEALAAYAFLAPNFLGFLAFTSIPVVVSFVMAFTHWNIFKQPIWVGLENFKNLLWFHREGGRLVPNDPFFWQYVYNTVYLMAGIPIGMAGSLIVALMMNQRMRGIVVFRTIYFLPTVCSGVALLILWKYLYNSDIGLINKTIRLVGAFIYAKKPLAIGATVFAALIFGIVIIGLIAALLAFLQWLSEKIRFTWPEGLFRALMFASGACIFILIGIYGRAFYNALSMFFAEPPDWLGTVQWAKPSLILMSLWGGLGGYNMILYLAALQGVPSSYYEAAEIDGAGPWQKFWAVTWPMISPTTFFILVMSIIGGFQGGFMIANVMTGGGPAGSTTTIEYYLYQTAFEKFNMGYACSIAWFLFAVILVITLLTWKLGGKVVTYE; encoded by the coding sequence ATGAAACGTTTATCTTACAAGACAAAAGAGGCATTGGCTGCATACGCTTTTCTTGCTCCCAATTTCCTAGGCTTCTTGGCGTTCACGAGCATTCCGGTAGTGGTTTCTTTTGTTATGGCTTTCACCCATTGGAATATTTTCAAGCAGCCGATTTGGGTTGGGCTAGAAAATTTCAAAAACCTGCTGTGGTTTCATCGAGAGGGAGGCCGCCTTGTGCCGAACGACCCATTCTTTTGGCAGTACGTCTACAATACTGTCTACCTTATGGCAGGGATTCCGATTGGCATGGCGGGCAGCCTGATTGTGGCGCTAATGATGAATCAGCGGATGCGGGGAATCGTTGTATTTCGTACGATTTATTTTCTGCCGACTGTATGCTCGGGCGTCGCTTTATTGATACTATGGAAATACCTTTATAATAGCGATATTGGTCTAATCAACAAAACCATACGCCTGGTGGGCGCATTTATTTACGCAAAGAAGCCTTTGGCAATCGGCGCAACGGTATTTGCGGCACTCATTTTTGGCATCGTTATAATTGGATTAATAGCGGCATTATTGGCGTTCTTGCAGTGGCTTTCCGAGAAAATTCGGTTTACCTGGCCCGAAGGTTTGTTTCGAGCGCTAATGTTTGCGTCTGGGGCGTGCATTTTCATTCTTATTGGTATATATGGCAGGGCATTCTATAATGCGCTCAGCATGTTTTTTGCCGAACCCCCCGATTGGCTGGGGACAGTTCAATGGGCAAAGCCATCTTTGATTCTGATGAGCCTTTGGGGTGGTCTTGGCGGGTACAACATGATTCTTTATCTTGCCGCGCTTCAGGGGGTGCCAAGCTCGTATTATGAGGCGGCTGAGATAGACGGTGCTGGTCCATGGCAGAAGTTTTGGGCGGTCACTTGGCCGATGATTAGCCCAACTACATTTTTTATTTTGGTGATGAGCATTATTGGCGGATTCCAAGGTGGATTCATGATTGCAAACGTCATGACGGGCGGTGGGCCAGCTGGGAGCACCACTACTATTGAATATTATCTTTACCAAACCGCATTTGAGAAGTTCAATATGGGCTATGCATGCTCGATAGCTTGGTTCTTGTTTGCCGTGATACTTGTGATAACTCTTCTCACGTGGAAGCTTGGCGGAAAAGTGGTGACCTATGAATAG
- a CDS encoding Trm112 family protein gives MIDPKLLEILACPACDERPPVELKDDKLVCTKCGRKYPIENGIPVMLVEKATFEE, from the coding sequence ATGATAGATCCGAAACTTCTAGAGATACTTGCATGCCCGGCGTGCGACGAACGTCCGCCAGTTGAGCTGAAGGATGACAAGTTGGTTTGCACAAAGTGCGGACGAAAATATCCAATAGAAAATGGCATTCCTGTAATGCTTGTCGAAAAAGCAACCTTTGAGGAGTAG
- a CDS encoding cyclophilin-like fold protein: protein MRKIKITAGAVQATAELNDSATANAIWDALPIRARANTWGDEIYFGIPVHVGEENGKEVVDLGDIAYWPPGSAFCIFFGPTPASRGSEIRPASAVNVVGKIEGDPKVFKSVRSGEQVVIEKVEE from the coding sequence ATGCGAAAGATAAAGATTACGGCAGGAGCAGTTCAGGCGACGGCTGAGTTGAATGATTCGGCGACTGCAAATGCAATCTGGGACGCGTTGCCCATAAGAGCACGAGCAAATACCTGGGGCGATGAAATTTATTTCGGCATTCCGGTTCACGTTGGCGAGGAAAACGGCAAAGAAGTTGTGGACTTGGGTGATATAGCATACTGGCCGCCTGGAAGCGCTTTCTGTATATTTTTTGGCCCGACTCCGGCGAGCAGGGGTTCTGAGATACGTCCTGCCAGCGCTGTGAATGTCGTGGGCAAAATTGAAGGTGATCCGAAGGTCTTTAAATCGGTGCGCTCAGGCGAGCAAGTTGTTATAGAGAAAGTTGAGGAATAA
- a CDS encoding universal stress protein — protein sequence MFKEILVPLDGSELAEKAIPYAVELAKKFDSRITLLSVIEPVAIYSQPGIVGPVVNVVLEPEAEAQEVHKYLDKISTNIKDEGINVRKVVRQGDAAGQICDFSKEAGIELIVMSTHGRSGFQRWVYGSVADKVLRGAEALVLLVRARPKEAEK from the coding sequence ATGTTTAAAGAAATTCTTGTGCCATTGGATGGTTCGGAATTGGCAGAGAAGGCAATCCCTTATGCGGTTGAATTGGCTAAAAAATTCGATTCGAGGATTACCTTGTTGAGCGTAATCGAGCCGGTTGCAATCTATTCACAGCCCGGCATTGTTGGACCGGTAGTGAATGTGGTTCTTGAGCCAGAAGCAGAAGCCCAGGAAGTCCATAAATACTTAGATAAAATATCAACAAACATTAAGGATGAGGGTATCAATGTCCGCAAAGTGGTGAGGCAGGGGGATGCCGCAGGGCAGATATGTGATTTTTCCAAGGAAGCGGGCATTGAGCTTATTGTAATGTCTACGCATGGGCGTTCTGGGTTTCAGCGTTGGGTTTATGGAAGTGTTGCCGATAAGGTCCTCCGAGGCGCAGAAGCACTTGTATTGCTTGTACGTGCAAGGCCAAAGGAGGCGGAGAAGTAA
- the aroQ gene encoding type II 3-dehydroquinate dehydratase: MLKFHVIHGPNLNLLGVREPETYGSLTLEQINEQIRAHAREIGVHVEINQYNSEGDIVEAIQKSLDWADAIVINPGAYTHYSIAVRDAIAAVKIPTIEVHLSNIHGREKFRQISVTAPVCVGQISGFGAMSYILALDAAKSLVEKG; the protein is encoded by the coding sequence ATGTTAAAGTTTCATGTCATACATGGGCCGAATCTTAATCTTTTAGGAGTCCGTGAACCCGAAACTTACGGTTCGCTCACCTTGGAACAAATCAACGAGCAGATAAGGGCACACGCAAGAGAGATCGGCGTCCACGTTGAAATCAACCAGTACAACTCCGAGGGTGATATTGTGGAGGCGATCCAAAAATCGCTTGATTGGGCGGATGCAATCGTGATTAACCCGGGCGCCTATACCCACTACAGTATAGCAGTGCGCGATGCAATTGCGGCGGTGAAAATTCCAACCATTGAGGTACACCTCTCGAACATTCATGGTCGTGAGAAGTTTCGCCAGATATCCGTTACTGCGCCAGTATGCGTTGGGCAAATTTCCGGGTTTGGAGCAATGAGCTACATCTTGGCGCTTGATGCGGCAAAGTCGCTGGTTGAAAAAGGATAG
- a CDS encoding ABC transporter substrate-binding protein produces the protein MPRTRIIAAIVVSSVLFVLLQGCLRQTQDNGTGGKTVITVWHPWGGTQAVACEEVIKAFEAAHPKIDVRPLFTVNDLSNNQKFFTSVAAKKPPDVTFVDGPQVAEWAEQGALTPLDDFIKSAGIKPDDYFKPCWLQNKYKGRIWALTYCADPNFAFVWNKAHFREVGLDPEKPPETIEELDRYVEKLTKWRGHSKGRKLVRIGIIPWSQYGAANSMFTWGWAFGASFYDPKTHTITADNEKAVKALEWMCSYARKYDVNKISSLEAGFGSAEMNPFYVGKYSMACLHISGVEEIKKYAPNLDYGLGYIPAPPDGEKHSSWVGGWCVAIPKGCRHPKEAWEFIRWTCADPEGTRIVGEKTGLFPGYRKSPYFAKVRGKPQYGMFLKILEECRHQRPVMPAQAYYMGALQRAVDAAIYGRKSPKQALRDARIETQRELDLVMGKEK, from the coding sequence GTGCCGCGGACTAGGATAATTGCCGCAATAGTTGTGAGCTCTGTCCTATTTGTTTTGCTTCAAGGGTGTTTGCGTCAAACGCAAGATAATGGAACTGGTGGAAAAACTGTTATCACAGTTTGGCACCCTTGGGGTGGCACCCAAGCCGTCGCTTGCGAAGAGGTAATAAAGGCATTTGAAGCCGCGCATCCTAAAATTGACGTTCGTCCGCTTTTCACTGTCAATGACCTTTCAAACAACCAGAAGTTCTTTACGTCGGTAGCCGCAAAAAAACCTCCGGACGTAACGTTTGTTGACGGCCCGCAAGTCGCTGAGTGGGCTGAGCAAGGCGCGTTGACACCACTTGACGATTTTATTAAATCTGCGGGCATTAAACCAGACGACTATTTTAAGCCATGCTGGCTGCAGAATAAATACAAAGGCAGGATTTGGGCGCTAACATACTGTGCAGACCCAAATTTCGCCTTTGTTTGGAACAAAGCTCACTTTCGTGAAGTTGGACTCGACCCAGAAAAGCCTCCAGAAACCATCGAAGAGCTAGACCGCTATGTAGAGAAGCTGACGAAGTGGCGAGGGCATTCGAAGGGAAGAAAGCTTGTTCGCATAGGAATTATCCCCTGGTCGCAGTACGGCGCGGCAAATTCGATGTTTACATGGGGATGGGCATTTGGTGCGTCATTTTACGATCCCAAAACTCACACCATCACCGCCGATAACGAGAAGGCTGTAAAAGCCCTCGAGTGGATGTGTTCTTATGCCCGCAAGTATGATGTGAATAAGATCTCGAGCTTAGAGGCAGGTTTTGGTTCAGCCGAAATGAATCCATTTTATGTGGGGAAGTATTCTATGGCTTGCCTTCATATATCGGGTGTCGAGGAGATAAAGAAGTATGCGCCGAACCTTGACTATGGACTTGGATACATTCCCGCTCCGCCCGACGGCGAGAAGCACAGCTCTTGGGTAGGCGGTTGGTGCGTGGCGATTCCAAAAGGCTGTCGGCACCCTAAAGAAGCTTGGGAATTCATAAGGTGGACGTGTGCAGACCCTGAGGGCACAAGGATTGTAGGCGAGAAAACTGGACTATTCCCTGGTTATCGGAAGTCGCCTTATTTCGCAAAGGTTCGCGGTAAGCCCCAGTATGGCATGTTTCTCAAGATACTTGAGGAATGCCGCCATCAAAGGCCTGTTATGCCTGCGCAGGCATATTATATGGGTGCCTTGCAAAGAGCTGTGGACGCAGCAATATATGGGCGAAAGTCGCCCAAGCAGGCACTTCGTGATGCTCGAATTGAAACTCAGCGCGAGCTCGACCTCGTGATGGGTAAAGAAAAATAA
- a CDS encoding cation:proton antiporter, whose product MEISHTILSIILILIAAKVFGELAERINQPPVLGELIAGVILGSSLLGWIKEDDVLITLAEVGAILLLFEVGLESDLEEFLRVGWSAFLVAVIGVAGPFAVGYFASIMLGLSTYVAIYIGATLTATSVGITARTLTDLGRLQTPEAKIVLGAAVIDDVLGLIILAIVAGLVVTGTLSTLMVVKVTGLAIVFLVGAIVLGVPVAPHLLKIAQRMRTRGILTISAFVFCLFLAFTAESLQLAGIVGAFAAGLVLARTEELAHIQERIKPLADIFIPVFFVMLGVKVRLQDINPFNPENSQIVMLALLLIVIAASMKLFAGLGVVRSSASRLIVGIGMIPRGEVGLIFAKMGIDRGVLNSGEYAAIVAVVVATTFMTPFLLKLAFQRIAKKLQKTSSHSPDATNA is encoded by the coding sequence ATGGAGATTAGCCACACAATCCTCAGTATAATCCTAATCTTAATTGCTGCCAAAGTTTTTGGGGAACTTGCCGAACGAATAAATCAGCCGCCTGTGCTCGGTGAGCTGATTGCCGGCGTAATTCTTGGTAGTAGCCTGTTGGGATGGATTAAAGAAGACGATGTTCTTATCACCTTAGCTGAAGTCGGGGCAATACTCCTCCTTTTCGAAGTTGGCTTAGAAAGCGATTTGGAAGAGTTCCTGCGAGTCGGTTGGTCTGCATTTCTTGTAGCAGTGATTGGGGTAGCAGGCCCATTCGCAGTAGGGTACTTCGCCTCAATCATGCTTGGGCTTTCCACGTACGTTGCAATTTATATAGGCGCAACCTTGACCGCCACGAGTGTGGGTATAACAGCGCGGACTCTCACTGACCTTGGCAGATTACAAACGCCCGAGGCAAAAATTGTCCTGGGAGCCGCCGTGATAGATGACGTCCTTGGGCTTATTATCCTTGCCATTGTAGCAGGTCTTGTTGTGACTGGCACTCTTTCGACACTAATGGTTGTAAAGGTAACGGGTCTCGCAATTGTTTTCCTAGTCGGTGCGATAGTTCTGGGTGTGCCTGTTGCTCCTCACCTGCTTAAAATAGCTCAGAGGATGCGGACTCGAGGTATTCTGACCATAAGCGCTTTTGTCTTTTGCTTATTCTTGGCGTTTACTGCTGAAAGCCTACAGCTGGCAGGAATTGTGGGTGCTTTCGCCGCGGGTTTAGTGCTTGCGAGGACCGAGGAACTAGCTCATATCCAAGAAAGGATAAAGCCGCTTGCGGATATCTTCATCCCTGTGTTCTTTGTCATGCTTGGAGTTAAGGTACGCCTGCAGGATATTAATCCCTTTAATCCTGAGAATAGCCAAATCGTTATGCTTGCCCTCCTGCTTATCGTAATTGCAGCGTCTATGAAGTTATTTGCTGGGTTGGGTGTCGTTCGCTCAAGTGCCAGCCGCCTAATTGTCGGAATTGGAATGATTCCTCGTGGTGAGGTTGGGCTTATATTTGCCAAAATGGGTATAGATCGCGGCGTTTTGAACTCTGGCGAGTATGCGGCTATCGTTGCAGTAGTAGTTGCCACGACATTTATGACGCCTTTCTTGCTCAAGCTTGCATTTCAGCGCATTGCAAAGAAACTCCAAAAAACCTCCTCACACAGCCCAGACGCAACCAACGCATAA
- a CDS encoding phosphodiester glycosidase family protein, with product MRRKIILILVWLLSTISLQKIAAGTNVAYTKRFLHGVPVHVVSANLNSPNIRVSAAMSKRGIGTTEGFGSMLSRLQPTAAITGTYFCTRTLFPVGNIVIDGRLVALGHVGTGICFTQDNKVEFKRAKFLGDNQWAAYSTLICAGPRLVTNGIAGVYPRAEGFRDRRLYAKSPRSAIGITNANKLLLVVVSKPIYLSTLAKIMRELGAVNAINLDGGGSTALYYEGKVLRHPTRQLTNLIVVYESPEQFARIKSQLAPTPTVAARRTKAQLPSATAEPAAMPMPIRTLAVPFATVSFVESSMDNGTAQELSSCAVEHSLTTGDVISVEKDLAVIPESPWLAGSTAGSRKRELRGPTHNHALGG from the coding sequence ATGCGACGCAAAATTATCCTGATCTTAGTTTGGCTACTTTCTACGATCTCGCTCCAAAAGATCGCTGCAGGCACTAATGTAGCATACACCAAGCGCTTCCTCCATGGAGTCCCAGTTCATGTTGTGAGTGCCAACTTGAACAGCCCCAATATACGAGTCAGTGCCGCAATGTCGAAACGTGGCATTGGCACAACCGAGGGCTTTGGCTCAATGCTTTCTCGACTCCAGCCTACTGCTGCAATTACGGGTACGTATTTCTGCACGCGGACTCTATTCCCAGTGGGCAATATAGTTATTGATGGCAGGTTGGTTGCACTTGGACACGTTGGCACGGGAATATGCTTCACTCAAGATAACAAAGTGGAGTTCAAGCGGGCGAAATTCCTTGGCGATAACCAGTGGGCGGCATATTCTACTCTAATTTGCGCAGGTCCAAGGCTAGTAACTAATGGCATTGCCGGCGTATATCCTCGTGCAGAAGGGTTCCGCGATAGGCGGCTTTACGCCAAGAGCCCGCGTTCAGCGATTGGAATCACAAATGCCAACAAGCTTCTCCTCGTAGTGGTAAGCAAGCCCATATATCTTAGCACCCTTGCAAAAATTATGAGGGAGCTCGGCGCAGTAAATGCAATCAACCTTGATGGAGGCGGTTCGACAGCTCTCTACTATGAAGGCAAAGTTCTTAGACACCCAACCCGCCAACTTACTAACCTTATTGTAGTCTATGAATCGCCTGAGCAGTTTGCAAGAATCAAAAGTCAACTTGCACCGACTCCGACAGTTGCTGCCCGCCGCACAAAGGCCCAGCTTCCATCCGCGACAGCGGAGCCAGCAGCCATGCCAATGCCAATTCGAACGCTTGCAGTGCCTTTTGCGACTGTATCTTTCGTAGAAAGCTCGATGGATAACGGGACAGCTCAAGAGCTAAGTTCCTGTGCAGTCGAGCATTCTTTGACAACTGGCGATGTTATAAGTGTGGAAAAAGATTTGGCTGTGATTCCTGAGTCGCCGTGGCTTGCCGGGAGTACAGCTGGCAGTCGAAAGCGAGAACTTCGGGGTCCAACGCACAATCATGCCTTGGGCGGCTAA